A DNA window from Pogona vitticeps strain Pit_001003342236 chromosome 2, PviZW2.1, whole genome shotgun sequence contains the following coding sequences:
- the LOC110081190 gene encoding lysozyme C, milk isozyme, which yields MILLLHTFLLTWFVDLIQAKLFSRCELAHVLKDNGMDGFENYSLADWICMAFYESGFDTEAVDRHGDGTNDYGIFHINSGWWCEEEGSSKASENLCSVSCSDLLDPEIGSAITCVKTIVNASQGMSAWDGWTKHCQNEDLSIWVKGCKI from the exons ATGATTCTCTTGCTGCACACTTTCCTCCTTACCTGGTTTGTGGACCTTATCCAAGCCAAGCTCTTCAGCCGCTGCGAGTTGGCCCACGTGCTGAAGGACAACGGGATGGATGGCTTTGAGAATTATAGCCTGGCCGACT GGATCTGCATGGCATTTTATGAGAGTGGCTTTGACACCGAGGCTGTTGACCGGCACGGAGATGGCACCAACGACTATGGCATCTTCCATATCAACAGTGGCTGGTGGTGTGAAGAGGAAGGCAGTAGTAAAGCGTCGGAGAACCTGTGTTCGGTATCATGCTCGG ATTTACTGGATCCTGAAATTGGTAGTGCTATCACTTGTGTCAAGACGATCGTGAATGCTTCCCAAGGAATGAGTGCCTG GGATGGGTGGACGAAGCACTGTCAAAACGAGGACCTGTCCATTTGGGTGAAAGGGTGTAAGATTTGA